A single region of the Epinephelus moara isolate mb chromosome 16, YSFRI_EMoa_1.0, whole genome shotgun sequence genome encodes:
- the sema3b gene encoding semaphorin-3B yields the protein MMTMMMMMVAMMVTCSSLFLLGLAAAHASSNTMNRASSTSSSTSSSSSSSTSSSSSPRMKLSYKELQQFHGVRRFELERSCCFSALLLDEERGRLFVGAKNFLLSLSLDNIAKQEHKIYWPAPVDWREECNWAGKDITSDCVNYVKIVHHYNRTHLYACGTGAFHPTCAFVEVGHRMEDHVFRIDPAKVEDGKGKSPYDPRHNAASVLVGDELYAGVATDLMGRDFTIFRSLGKRPSIRTEQHDSRWLNEPKFVGSFWVPESENPDDDKVFFFFRETAVEAQGLGKSTYSRIGQLCRNDMGGQRSLVNKWTTFLKTRLICSVPGADGSDTYFDELRDVFLLQTRDRKNPLVYTVFSTSSSVFKGSAVCLYSMNDIRRAFLGPFAHKEGPNYQWVPFQGKVPYPRPGMCPSKTFGSFESTKGFPDDVIQFARHHPLMYNPVYPMSRRPIFVRTNVDYSFTQIAVDRVNAADGQYDVMFIGTDKGTVLKVINVPKESWNNMEELLLEELEVFKDASSIIDMQISSKRQQLYLGSATGIAQVPLHRCSVYGKACAECCLARDPYCAWDGTSCTRYLPNTKRRFRRQDVRNGDPNTLCSGDHHKHRVAERKLYGVEGSSTFLECIPKSLQARVTWTFQKHPQNPREEVRLDDRILQTDRGLLIRRVLKRDIGIYQCHAMEHGFTQTLLGITLEVVPSTSSSVSNLPSDAPVRLDPRSGGGPPMNNQKLWYRDFMQLVDHPNLSTVDQICEQVWARKNAGGDQVEKTFPAPGKDVPPLGPAVRPANKKWKHLQEIRKGRNRRTHDGKPNPRAPRSAGE from the exons AGTTGCAGCAGTTCCATGGAGTGCGGCGATTTGAGCTGGAGCGTTCGTGCTGCTTCAGCGCTCTGCTGTTGGATGAAGAAAGAGGCCGCCTCTTCGTCGGGGCCAAGAACTTCCTGCTGTCGCTGTCATTAGATAATATCGCCAAGCAGGAGCACAAG ATCTACTGGCCCGCTCCCGTCGACTGGAGGGAGGAGTGTAACTGGGCTGGCAAGGATATCACT tcCGACTGTGTGAACTATGTGAAGATTGTGCACCACTATAACCGCACCCACCTGTACGCCTGTGGAACCGGGGCCTTCCACCCTACCTGTGCCTTTGTGGAGGTTGGACACAGGATGGAG GACCATGTATTTAGGATTGACCCCGCTAAAGTAGAGGACGGGAAAGGGAAGAGTCCGTATGATCCTCGCCACAATGCTGCATCTGTACTCGTTG GTGACGAGCTATATGCGGGTGTGGCCACAGACTTAATGGGACGGGACTTCACCATCTTCAGAAGCTTGGGAAAACGCCCCTCCATCCGAACTGAACAGCATGACTCCCGCTGGCTCaatg AACCAAAGTTTGTGGGTTCCTTTTGGGTCCCTGAAAGTGAAAACCCTGATGACGACAAGGTATTTTTCTTCTTCCGTGAGACGGCGGTTGAGGCCCAGGGTCTGGGAAAGTCCACCTACTCCCGCATCGGACAGCTCTGCAGG AATGACATGGGTGGTCAGCGAAGTCTGGTGAACAAGTGGACGACATTCCTCAAGACCCGTCTGATCTGCTCTGTACCAGGAGCCGACGGCAGCGACACGTACTTTGACGAACTAC GCGACGTGTTCCTGCTGCAGACCAGGGACAGAAAGAACCCTCTGGTCTACACTGTCTTCTCTACTTCCAG CAGTGTATTTAAAGGCTCAGCTGTGTGTCTCTACTCCATGAATGACATCCGGAGGGCCTTCCTGGGGCCCTTCGCTCACAAAGAGGGGCCTAACTACCAGTGGGTCCCCTTCCAGGGAAAGGTCCCCTACCCACGCCCGGGAATG TGTCCCAGCAAGACATTCGGCAGTTTTGAGTCCACAAAGGGTTTCCCAGATGATGTGATCCAGTTTGCACGTCACCACCCTCTGATGTATAACCCAGTCTACCCTATGAGTCGACGGCCTATCTTCGTCAGAACTAATGTGGACTACAGCTTCACACAGATTGCTGTGGACAGAGTCAACGCCGCAGATGGACAGTATGACGTTATGTTTATTGGCACAG ACAAAGGGACTGTACTAAAGGTGATCAATGTTCCCAAGGAGAGCTGGAACAACATGGAGGAGCTTCTACTGGAAGAGCTGGAGGTCTTCAAA GATGCCTCATCTATCATCGACATGCAGATCTCCTCAAAACGG CAACAGCTGTATCTGGGCTCAGCCACAGGCATTGCCCAGGTTCCCCTTCACCGCTGCAGTGTGTATGGAAAGGCCTGTGCTGAGTGCTGCTTGGCCAGAGACCCATACTGTGCCTGGGATGGAACATCCTGTACTCGCTACCTGCCAAACACCAAGAG ACGTTTCCGTCGCCAGGATGTAAGGAACGGAGACCCCAACACCCTGTGCTCCGGAG ACCACCATAAGCACCGCGTTGCAGAGAGAAAGCTGTATGGAGTTGAGGGAAGCAGCACTTTCCTGGAGTGTATCCCCAAATCCCTTCAGGCTAGAGTCACCTGGACCTTCCAGAAACATCCACAGAACCCAAGGGAAGAG gtGCGTCTAGATGATCGCATActccagacagacagaggccTTCTGATTCGTCGTGTCCTGAAAAGAGATATCGGCATCTACCAATGCCACGCCATGGAACACGGCTTCACCCAAACCTTACTAGGCATCACCTTGGAAGTTGTACCTTCAACATCCTCCTCAGTCTCCAATCTACCCTCTGACGCCCCTGTCCGATTAGACCCCCGCAGTGGAGGTGGGCCCCCAATGAACAATCAAAAGCTTTGGTACCGGGATTTCATGCAGTTGGTGGACCATCCTAACCTGAGCACCGTTGACCAGATTTGTGAGCAAGTTTGGGCACGAAAGAACGCCGGCGGTGACCAAGTGGAAAAGACCTTCCCTGCTCCAGGGAAGGATGTCCCGCCTCTGGGCCCTGCTGTCCGCCCAGCTAACAAGAAGTGGAAGCATCTTCAAGAGATAAGGAAGGGGAGAAACCGCCGGACCCACGATGGGAAACCAAACCCTCGGGCGCCTCGCAGTGCAGGGGAGTAA